A region from the Phycisphaerales bacterium genome encodes:
- a CDS encoding agmatine deiminase family protein: MPTPRRATSAKSLLQRKTPRSLGYSFPAEWSRQRGVWLSWPRPEGISFPGRYHTIGPGLAAIVREIALREEVHINVPNENWEHIVRRELALFGGPDERSMRRVYFHFVKTNECWCRDHGPAFVTRMHRGKRQLAVVDWGFNAWGGKYPPYGDDDDVPTRVAEEFGLPLFKPGIVMEGGAVEFNGKSTVLTTEQCLLHKNRNPGLSKARIERYLKDYYGQSHVCWLGDGIEGDDTDGHIDDLARFLDPKTIVVGVEDDPRDANYKVLQENLRRARLLKDQDGRAFDIVTVPMPGVVEIDSQRLPATYLNFLFINGALLVPTFGHRNDRVAMENLQKHMDTGRSAGGRRQVVGIDCRDLIWGLGAIHCLTQQMPRV, from the coding sequence ATGCCGACTCCACGACGAGCCACGAGTGCGAAGAGTTTGCTCCAGCGGAAGACGCCCCGGTCGCTTGGGTACTCGTTCCCGGCGGAGTGGTCTCGGCAGCGGGGGGTGTGGCTCTCGTGGCCTCGGCCCGAGGGGATCAGTTTCCCGGGGCGATACCACACGATCGGGCCGGGGCTTGCGGCGATCGTGCGCGAGATCGCGCTCCGGGAAGAGGTCCACATCAACGTCCCCAACGAGAACTGGGAGCACATCGTCCGGCGAGAACTGGCGCTCTTTGGCGGGCCGGATGAACGCTCGATGCGGCGCGTGTACTTCCACTTCGTCAAGACCAACGAGTGCTGGTGCCGGGATCACGGGCCGGCGTTCGTCACGCGGATGCACCGCGGGAAGAGGCAACTCGCGGTCGTCGATTGGGGCTTCAACGCGTGGGGCGGGAAGTATCCGCCGTATGGCGACGACGACGACGTGCCGACGCGTGTCGCCGAGGAGTTCGGCCTGCCGCTCTTCAAGCCGGGGATCGTGATGGAGGGCGGCGCCGTCGAGTTCAATGGGAAGAGCACGGTGCTGACGACCGAGCAGTGCCTCCTCCACAAGAACCGAAATCCGGGATTGTCCAAGGCACGGATCGAGCGATACCTCAAGGACTATTACGGGCAGTCGCACGTCTGCTGGCTCGGCGACGGGATTGAGGGCGACGACACGGACGGACACATCGACGATCTCGCGAGGTTTCTCGATCCCAAGACCATCGTCGTGGGCGTTGAGGACGACCCGCGCGACGCGAACTACAAGGTGCTCCAGGAAAACCTGCGGCGGGCACGCTTGCTCAAGGATCAGGACGGGCGGGCGTTCGATATCGTGACGGTCCCGATGCCCGGCGTCGTGGAGATCGACTCGCAACGCCTCCCGGCGACGTACCTGAACTTCCTGTTCATCAACGGGGCCCTCCTCGTACCGACGTTTGGGCACAGGAACGACCGGGTCGCGATGGAGAACCTTCAGAAGCACATGGACACGGGGCGGAGCGCGGGCGGGCGGCGGCAAGTCGTGGGGATCGACTGCCGCGACCTGATCTGGGGGCTTGGCGCGATCCATTGCCTGACGCAACAGATGCCACGGGTGTAA
- a CDS encoding carbon-nitrogen hydrolase has protein sequence MGRPARRSTSIVPVGLVQTSCVADPSENRARQVRLVERAAESGARVICTQELFASQYFCQSEDHRFFGLAESIPGPSTDAFSRIAKKHGVVIVASLFERRATGLYHNTAAIIDADGSLMGVYRKMHIPDDPLFYEKFYFTPGDAPAGHGTASTVGGEDEAGFRVWKTRHAKIGVLICWDQWFPEGARLTALQGAEILFYPTAIGWHPSEREEYGEAQHDSWETMMRSHAIANGCYVVAVNRIGHERVLGADGKPVSKDGLVFWGQSFVAQPDGQVAFRATPEKEQVAVVDCDLSRVEFSRTHWPFLRDRRVDAYGGLVRRFLDR, from the coding sequence ATGGGCAGGCCGGCGCGTCGTTCAACATCCATTGTTCCCGTCGGCCTCGTGCAGACATCGTGCGTCGCCGATCCATCGGAGAACCGGGCGAGGCAGGTGCGGCTGGTCGAGCGGGCGGCGGAGTCGGGCGCGCGGGTGATCTGCACGCAGGAACTCTTCGCGAGCCAGTACTTCTGCCAGAGCGAGGACCATCGGTTCTTCGGGCTGGCCGAGTCGATCCCGGGACCGAGCACGGACGCGTTCTCACGGATCGCGAAGAAACACGGCGTGGTGATCGTCGCGAGCCTCTTCGAGCGTCGGGCGACGGGCCTCTATCACAATACGGCGGCGATCATTGACGCCGACGGCTCGCTCATGGGCGTCTATCGGAAGATGCATATCCCCGATGATCCGCTGTTCTACGAGAAGTTCTATTTCACGCCTGGCGATGCGCCGGCGGGGCACGGCACGGCGAGTACGGTCGGCGGCGAGGACGAGGCCGGGTTCCGCGTGTGGAAGACGCGCCACGCGAAGATCGGTGTGCTCATCTGCTGGGACCAGTGGTTCCCGGAAGGGGCGAGGCTCACGGCGCTCCAGGGCGCGGAGATCCTTTTCTATCCCACGGCGATCGGCTGGCACCCGTCGGAGCGCGAGGAATATGGCGAGGCGCAGCACGACTCGTGGGAGACGATGATGCGGTCGCACGCGATCGCGAACGGGTGCTATGTCGTCGCGGTGAATCGCATCGGGCACGAGCGTGTGCTTGGGGCGGATGGCAAGCCCGTGAGCAAGGACGGACTGGTCTTCTGGGGGCAGTCGTTCGTGGCCCAGCCCGATGGGCAGGTGGCGTTCCGCGCGACGCCGGAAAAGGAGCAGGTGGCGGTGGTGGATTGCGACCTGTCGCGTGTGGAGTTCAGCCGGACGCACTGGCCGTTTCTTCGGGATCGGCGTGTGGATGCGTATGGCGGATTGGTGCGGCGGTTTCTAGATCGATAG